From Leisingera sp. NJS204, one genomic window encodes:
- a CDS encoding GMC family oxidoreductase, giving the protein MEADFIVIGAGSSGCVIANRLSADPRNKVVLLEAGGRDTNPWIHIPVGYFKTMHNPSVDWCYKTEPDPGLNGRSIDWPRGKVLGGSSSLNGLLYVRGQKEDYDRWRQMGNEGWGWDDVLPLFKRSEDQERGADEFHGAGGPLTVSNMRIQRPICDAWVAAAQEAGYPFNPDYNGAAQEGVGYFQLTTRNGRRCSAAVAFLKPARERANLQIITNALVEKIDLDGRRVTGVTYLDRAGQRQSLTARKEVILSAGAINSPQTLMLSGIGPAEQLKANGIDVAADLPGVGQGLQDHLQARLVYKCNEPTLNDEVRSLFNQARIALKYALFRAGPMTMAASLATGFMKTRPDLATPDIQFHVQPWSADSPGEGVHPFSAFTMSVCQLRPESRGEIRLNGPDPKTYPKIHPNYLATETDCRTLVDGVNIARRIARHNPLASKIAAEFRPDADLAMEDYAGTLDWARGNSVSIYHPTGTCRMGQGADAVVDAGLRVHGVQGLRVADCSIMPEIVSGNTNAPAIMIGEKASDLVMAAD; this is encoded by the coding sequence GTGGAAGCAGATTTCATTGTTATCGGAGCAGGGTCGTCGGGCTGCGTGATTGCCAACCGGCTGAGTGCGGATCCGCGCAACAAAGTGGTGCTGCTGGAGGCCGGCGGGCGCGACACAAACCCCTGGATCCACATCCCGGTCGGCTATTTCAAAACCATGCATAACCCGTCTGTTGACTGGTGCTACAAGACCGAGCCCGATCCGGGTCTGAATGGGCGGTCGATCGACTGGCCGCGGGGCAAGGTTCTGGGCGGGTCGTCGTCGCTGAACGGGCTTTTGTATGTGCGCGGCCAAAAGGAGGATTACGACCGCTGGCGCCAGATGGGCAATGAGGGCTGGGGCTGGGACGATGTGCTGCCCTTGTTCAAACGATCCGAGGATCAGGAGCGCGGCGCGGATGAGTTTCATGGCGCGGGCGGGCCGCTGACAGTCTCTAACATGCGCATTCAGCGCCCGATTTGCGATGCCTGGGTGGCGGCGGCGCAGGAGGCGGGATATCCGTTCAACCCCGATTACAACGGGGCCGCGCAAGAGGGGGTGGGGTATTTCCAGCTGACCACCCGCAACGGGCGGCGCTGCAGTGCTGCGGTGGCGTTTTTGAAACCGGCGCGGGAGCGGGCGAACCTGCAGATCATCACCAATGCGCTGGTTGAAAAGATCGATCTGGACGGGCGCCGGGTCACTGGCGTCACCTATCTGGACCGTGCAGGCCAGCGGCAAAGCCTGACCGCGCGCAAGGAGGTGATCCTGTCGGCGGGGGCGATCAACTCACCCCAGACGCTGATGCTGTCGGGGATTGGCCCGGCGGAGCAGCTGAAGGCCAACGGTATTGATGTTGCGGCGGACCTGCCGGGGGTGGGGCAGGGGCTGCAGGACCATCTGCAGGCGCGGCTGGTGTACAAATGCAACGAGCCGACGCTGAACGACGAGGTGCGCAGCCTGTTCAATCAGGCGCGGATAGCCTTGAAATACGCGCTGTTCCGGGCCGGGCCGATGACGATGGCGGCCAGTCTGGCGACCGGTTTCATGAAAACCCGGCCCGATCTGGCAACGCCGGACATCCAGTTCCATGTGCAGCCCTGGTCGGCGGACAGCCCCGGCGAGGGGGTGCATCCGTTCTCGGCCTTTACCATGTCGGTGTGTCAGCTGCGCCCCGAAAGCCGGGGCGAGATCCGGCTGAACGGGCCGGATCCGAAGACCTATCCCAAGATCCACCCGAATTATCTGGCGACGGAGACGGATTGCCGGACCCTGGTGGACGGGGTGAACATTGCCCGCCGCATTGCCCGGCATAATCCGCTGGCCTCCAAGATCGCCGCGGAGTTCCGGCCTGATGCGGATCTCGCGATGGAGGATTACGCGGGCACGCTGGACTGGGCGCGCGGCAATTCGGTGTCGATCTATCATCCGACCGGCACCTGCAGGATGGGGCAGGGGGCGGATGCGGTGGTGGACGCCGGTTTGCGGGTGCATGGGGTGCAGGGGCTGCGGGTGGCGGATTGTTCGATCATGCCCGAGATCGTCTCGGGCAACACCAATGCGCCGGCCATCATGATCGGTGAAAAGGCCAGCGATCTGGTGATGGCTGCGGACTGA
- a CDS encoding spondin domain-containing protein, giving the protein MTEQNNMGPIAGTEGPDPLTGTNASETLLGLGGDDTLTGGLGDDTLDGGAGSDTADFRDIDVPAEAALRTGTATRETGFAVVVEDQPLASLTTDQSPADLADQAAGGNLYYNIHTNDFPGGEIRGQLLVESDITDGGIRTLTLVADLDAAQEPDGASDSQATGQGRVVIVIDGSSITYSSDLSVTGLATSDLLPVAGVSAIHLHNAPAGQNGPVITDIVQDAGGDVNGLNAGFDDGNVFDEAVETDTLISIENLEGSDDGDDLRGDNGANLLNGNGGDDILRGRRGNDELNGGDGNDDLRGNRGADTLDGGSGDDVLRGGRGSDQLNGGAGNDELRGGGGNDILSGGGGVDIIDGGNGIDTNSFANINQGAADPSVAGVTVVLNADGSGTASYNGGGGNGPLIEEEFTGIENITGSSNNDDIRALGAAPNAIDGGDGDDFIAGGGGVDVLTGGEGTDTNSFVNIGAEVVADLGSGSASYQPNETTTVFENFSGFENLDGSDNDDQLFGGGGANTLTGNDGNDLLVGRGGNDVLEGGDGNDILRGGGGADVTDGGAGIDTADFQDIGAAVIADLNSGAAVYQGPNGAVVDTLLNIENLTGSANNDVLNGDAGDNLLAGGGGGDTINGGGGNDVIRGDAIGDGEAITVTVTNTLGEGGTFLTPVWFGFHDGENFDLWTDGAAASGGLERIAEDGSVEGIAAEFNQQVAGGGVDATIIGGNGAPGPIDPGESASFTLNVNADQVGQGFFTWATMVIPSNDAFLASPDDALQDFIFDADGNFAGPLVIERFGTDVLDAGTEVNTEEGAAFLNQTARDQGTAENGVVRQHEGFNGSEANPDGTPVNILGGTTAAGTSVDPAEGDFTRNGGEEQLLRIVVDLAEGGADVLSGGAGSDYIDGGRGNDLLRGQRGADTLDGGDGADVLFGGRGRDLADGGAGSDRIAGGRGRDTLDGGAGNDRIDGGRGADVLTGGAGNDLLTGGRGADAFVFNEGFGNDVITDFNTSADGELLDFTGGGFGFGSFDDLSGAISQDGSNALIDLGDDGSITLLDVQASALTEDHFLI; this is encoded by the coding sequence ATGACTGAACAAAACAACATGGGCCCGATCGCCGGGACAGAAGGCCCGGACCCTCTTACCGGGACAAATGCCAGCGAAACCCTGCTGGGGCTGGGCGGCGACGACACCCTGACCGGCGGCTTGGGGGATGACACGCTGGACGGCGGCGCAGGATCGGATACCGCGGATTTCCGCGACATCGACGTGCCGGCCGAGGCCGCTCTGCGGACCGGCACCGCCACCCGCGAGACCGGTTTTGCGGTGGTAGTGGAGGACCAGCCGCTGGCATCGCTGACCACAGACCAGTCCCCGGCGGATCTTGCGGATCAGGCTGCGGGCGGCAATCTTTACTACAACATTCACACCAATGACTTCCCCGGCGGTGAAATCCGCGGCCAGCTGCTGGTTGAAAGCGATATCACCGATGGCGGCATCCGCACGCTGACCCTGGTTGCTGATCTGGACGCCGCACAGGAGCCGGACGGTGCCAGCGACTCCCAGGCCACCGGCCAGGGCCGGGTGGTGATCGTGATTGATGGCAGCAGCATCACCTACAGCTCGGACCTGTCGGTGACCGGTCTGGCCACGTCAGACCTGCTGCCGGTGGCAGGCGTCAGCGCCATCCACCTGCACAACGCCCCAGCCGGGCAGAACGGCCCGGTGATCACCGATATCGTGCAGGACGCGGGCGGCGATGTGAACGGGCTGAACGCCGGCTTTGATGACGGCAATGTCTTTGATGAGGCGGTTGAGACCGACACGCTGATCAGCATCGAAAATCTGGAAGGCTCCGATGACGGCGATGATCTGCGCGGCGATAACGGCGCCAATCTGCTGAACGGCAATGGCGGCGATGACATCCTGCGCGGACGCCGCGGCAACGATGAGCTGAACGGAGGCGACGGCAACGACGACCTGCGCGGCAACCGCGGCGCCGACACGCTGGATGGCGGGTCAGGCGATGACGTTCTGCGCGGCGGACGCGGCAGCGACCAGCTGAACGGCGGTGCTGGCAATGACGAACTGCGCGGCGGCGGCGGCAACGACATCCTCAGCGGCGGCGGCGGCGTGGACATCATCGACGGCGGCAATGGCATCGACACCAACTCTTTTGCCAACATCAACCAGGGCGCCGCAGATCCGTCGGTTGCCGGCGTGACCGTGGTGCTGAATGCCGACGGCTCGGGCACTGCGTCCTATAATGGCGGCGGCGGCAACGGCCCGCTGATCGAAGAAGAGTTCACCGGCATCGAAAACATCACCGGCTCTTCCAACAACGATGATATCCGCGCCTTGGGCGCCGCCCCCAACGCCATTGACGGCGGCGATGGCGACGACTTTATCGCAGGCGGCGGCGGCGTGGACGTCCTGACTGGCGGCGAAGGCACCGACACCAACAGCTTCGTCAATATCGGGGCCGAGGTGGTCGCGGATCTTGGCTCTGGCAGCGCGTCGTATCAGCCGAATGAAACCACCACCGTGTTCGAAAACTTCAGCGGCTTTGAAAACCTCGACGGCTCGGACAATGACGACCAGCTGTTCGGCGGCGGCGGTGCCAACACGCTGACCGGCAATGATGGCAACGACCTGCTGGTGGGCCGCGGCGGCAATGACGTGCTGGAAGGCGGCGATGGCAACGACATCCTGCGCGGCGGCGGCGGTGCAGATGTGACCGACGGCGGCGCGGGCATCGACACCGCAGATTTCCAGGACATCGGTGCAGCTGTGATTGCCGACCTGAATTCCGGCGCCGCAGTCTATCAGGGTCCGAACGGTGCGGTTGTGGATACGCTGCTGAACATTGAAAACCTGACCGGCTCGGCAAACAACGACGTGCTGAACGGCGATGCCGGGGATAACCTGCTGGCCGGGGGTGGCGGCGGCGATACCATCAATGGCGGCGGCGGCAATGACGTGATCCGCGGCGATGCCATCGGCGACGGCGAGGCGATCACCGTCACCGTGACCAACACGCTGGGCGAAGGCGGCACTTTCCTGACCCCGGTCTGGTTCGGCTTTCACGACGGCGAAAACTTTGACCTCTGGACCGATGGCGCGGCCGCCAGCGGCGGGCTGGAGCGCATTGCCGAAGACGGCAGCGTCGAAGGCATCGCAGCCGAGTTCAACCAGCAGGTCGCAGGTGGCGGCGTTGATGCCACCATCATCGGCGGCAACGGTGCGCCGGGGCCGATCGACCCGGGCGAAAGCGCCAGCTTCACCCTCAATGTGAACGCCGATCAGGTCGGCCAGGGCTTCTTTACCTGGGCCACCATGGTGATCCCCTCCAACGATGCTTTCCTGGCCTCGCCCGACGATGCGCTGCAGGATTTCATCTTTGACGCCGACGGCAATTTTGCCGGGCCGCTGGTGATCGAACGTTTCGGCACCGATGTGCTGGATGCCGGCACCGAGGTGAACACCGAAGAAGGGGCTGCCTTCCTGAACCAGACCGCCCGCGATCAGGGCACCGCCGAGAACGGCGTGGTCCGCCAGCACGAGGGCTTCAACGGCTCCGAAGCCAATCCGGACGGCACCCCGGTCAACATCCTGGGCGGCACCACCGCCGCAGGCACCAGTGTTGATCCGGCCGAGGGCGACTTTACCCGCAACGGCGGCGAGGAGCAGCTCTTGCGCATCGTGGTCGACCTGGCCGAAGGCGGCGCGGATGTGCTGTCCGGCGGTGCCGGCAGCGACTATATCGACGGCGGCCGGGGCAACGACTTGCTGCGCGGCCAGCGCGGCGCGGATACCTTGGATGGCGGCGATGGCGCGGATGTGCTGTTTGGCGGCCGCGGGCGCGACCTGGCCGACGGCGGTGCAGGCAGTGACCGTATCGCAGGCGGGCGCGGCCGCGACACGCTGGACGGCGGCGCGGGCAATGACCGCATCGACGGCGGACGCGGCGCTGACGTGCTGACCGGCGGCGCCGGCAATGACCTGCTGACAGGCGGGCGCGGCGCCGATGCCTTTGTCTTCAACGAGGGCTTCGGCAATGACGTGATCACCGACTTCAACACCTCTGCCGATGGCGAGCTGCTGGACTTCACGGGTGGCGGTTTCGGCTTCGGCAGCTTTGATGATCTGTCCGGCGCAATCTCGCAGGACGGCAGCAATGCCCTGATCGACCTTGGGGACGACGGATCGATCACCCTGCTGGATGTGCAGGCCTCAGCCCTGACCGAGGATCACTTCCTGATCTAA